The genomic stretch CGTTTCATGCGCTCTCCCACTGGCAACCCGGCCCCGCTCTCAACGCGCGGGGACCTCGATCTTTGGAGCTCGGCTCCTCACTGCATCAAATCCCGATTCGTCACGATCTTCGTCTCTCCGCCACTACCCTCCGAGAGCCGCTTCAACCGCCGGACACCCGTCGTCTCGCGCTGGGTGCCGGGGGGATCGTCGAAGAAAATCTCATCGAACACGAGGCAGTAGATACGCGCCCGGATCGTCCGGTTCGTCGCCTCCACCTCCGTCACGACCCGATCATCAAAGAGCCCGTCGGACAGGAAGAACACCGCTTCCGGCTCCAGCAGCAGCGCCCGCTTCAAGGCGTTCAGCGGCTCGGTCCGGCCGCGCGGCCGCATTCCGTCGATCCAGCGGAAGAACTCGCGCCGGTTCTCCTCCGTCGCCGGCTCAAGCTTCGGCCGAAACGACTCCGTGCGGATCTGCTCGTTCTCGCTGAAAAACACGATCGCCCCGAACGTCTGCGACGGCCGCAGGCGGCTCACCGAGCGCTTCAATTCGCGGCGCAGGTCCGCCACTGTCGGGATGATCGAGCCGGAGAAATCAACCACAAACACGACCTTGTTCGCCCGGATACTCAGATCCCACATGCCGGCCTGGCCGAGACGCGCGCCCCCGCCCCCGAGGCCACCCCCCAGCCCGCCCGTGCCCGACTCGCCGGCGCCCCCGCCCGTGCCGATCAGGGACAAGGGGCCATCGCCGATACCCAGTCCGCCGTCGCCGCTTCCAGCCCCGGCCGCCGCGCTGCTGAGGTCACTGAAGTCCGGCGCACTCACATCGCTGAATGAAAGCAGACTTTCGAGCGATTGGTCGTCCAGTGGATCGAGGGGTGTATCCAGCGCGGCCTGACTATCCCACTGAAACGCGCGGGCGAAGGCATCGCGATCGACCACGCTGCCTTCAAACTCGCCGATTTCAACCCGGGTCGGGCCCAGCGCTTCAAAGGTTTTGAACGCGAGAACCCCCACGAATGCCAGGTGAATCGCCGCACTCACCACGACCGGCAGACCAAGGTGCATCACAGCGCGGAAGAACGGGTTGCGCTGTTCGCGATCCGCGAACGTATCGCCCGGGGGGGGCGGCGCTCCCGGCACCTGTGGTTTCGTGGCCATCGGTCCGCTCCTGCGTACTGCCGCGGCGGCCGCTTCTTCCATAAACGCGTCGTCAGGCCGGGTCCAGCGGAGACGGTACCGCCGTCGGACGCACCCCACTCCCCGGAACGCCTCCAGCCCCCGCCACCTGCACGAACGTCATGCGCATCTCGTACAACACCTGGTCGAGAAGCCGCTTCTCCTCGTCCGTCAGGTTGCCCTTCGTCTTGTCCTCAAGCACCTGGAGCATATCGATGAAGTGTTTGGCAATCGGCAGGTTCGGCGGCATGCGCTGCCCGTCCGGCGTCGCCATCAGCCCCATGCCCGCAACCGCCTGCATCACGATCATGTTCAGCAATTCCGGGAAGCTCGGGTCCGGCAACTCCTGGGCGGCCTCCTCCTGTTGCGCCAGGCGCTCTTTCTCACGCTGCGCTTCGGCTTTCCAGTCGTCGTCAACGATGATTTTCTTTTCCGGTTCCGGCATGCTGCACCTGCCAAGTTGCGCTACCCCGGCCGCACTATACTCGCGTCACGCACTTGAAACAACGCAAGTATCCGGGGCCTGGCCAAAACTCTTCACGCCTCACCCTGTCGCTTGCGGGGCGCGCGCTTTCTTCTCGCTCTCCGGCACATAAGCAACAGCCAAAGGCGAGCGGGGCCGCGTGTAACGGAGTGCGATCAGCCCAAGCAGGCCGACCACGCTGAGTGTCAGGGCGATGTACTGCGAGGCCGTCAAGCGCCCATATTGCGGGTTATCCGCGCGCAGTAACTCGAGCGTAAAGCGCGTCCACGGCTCGATCAGCAGGAAAAGGCAGATGATCTGCCCGTCCGCCCGCCGTTGCCAATAGGCCGCACCCAGGACCCCCGCCAACAAGCCCAGCGTGATGAACGAGTAAATCTGCGTCGGATGCACCGGCAGCGAGTGATGCGCCCGCGCCAAGTCTTGAAGCTGAACCAGCGTCAGATTGTGCCGCTGCAACTGCGTAAGAAAAATGCTGTTCGGGTCAGATGCGATCGCCCGGTCCACCCGCTCAATGCGCCGCAACGCCACCTGCCGGGCCTGCTCATTCTCCGCCGCCTGCAGCGCCACTCGCGCGGCCTCTCGCTCTTGCAGGCGCTCCCGCAAGGCCGCCCGGCTCTTCTCCAGACCGGCTTCCGTTACACTGAGAACTTCGCGCGGAATCAGCGCCGCTACTTCACCGCTCTGAAACGAGCCCTCCGAACCAAAAATCAACAACTGCTGCGGTACCGCCGCCCCGCTGCGTTGCTCCTTCCACTGCTGGTGCAGTGCGCTGCTGCCATAGGGGAATTCGACCGCCCACGGTAGCTCGCACACCCCCCCAAAGCAGCAGCCGTTGAGGAAACACCCCAGCCGACCAATCCCCATGCCGAGCGCGGCCGATGGCGCCATGATGTCGAGGTACCAGCGGATCGAGTGTTTGTAACGCCACAGGTACAGGAGCGTAAACACGGTGACCGCGATGAATCCGCCGTAGACTTCCAGTCCGCCCTTGCTCACATCCAGCATGGCCCAGACCACATCCAACGGTGACCCGCGGTGCGCAAACTGGTTCCAGTACTGGATCACGTACATCAGCCGCCCGCCCGCCACGCCGCCGAAGATTGCAATGAATCCACAGTTCAACACCACGTCCGGGTTGGCGCCCGAGCGCTCCGCACGCTTGACGGCCCAGAGGATCGACAGCAACATGCCGATCATCATCATCAGGCCATAGCCCGGAATCGCGAGATTGACCCCCGGGATCGTCCAGACAATCGGCATCATGGGCGTCGTGGCCCTCCAAAACTCAACCTCTTCACCGCAACCGGCAAATCCGGAAACGGCCGCATCGTAGGCGCGGCAGACACACCGGTCCAGCACATACCTCTTTCCACGCCTACACGGTGACGTTGTCGATCAATCGGGTTCCACCGATCCGCACCGCCAAAGCCACCAGCACCGGTCGCGGCACCACCGTAACCGGCTGCAGCGTGTCCGGGTCCACCAGACTGATGTAGTCAATCGCTTCAGGTGCCGCGGTGGAGACGATCGCTTCCATCGCACCCCGCACTACCGTCGGGTCGGTCTCCCCCGCTTCGATCCGGCACCGGGCTTCCTCCAGGGCCTGCCACAACACAAGCGCCCGCGTTCGCGCCCCCCCCCGCAGGTATGCGTTGCGGCTGCTCATCGCGAGCCCATCCGGCTCCCGCACGGTCGGACAGCCGATGACTTCCACCGGCATGTCCAGGTCGCGCACCATCCGCCGCAGGACTGCAAGCTGTTGGGCGTCCTTCCGCCCGAAGTACGCCCGGTCGGGCTGCACGATGTGAAGCAGCTTGGCCACAACCGTGGCGACACCTTCAAAATGCCCCGGGCGATGAGGCCCACAGAGCGTCTCGGTCAACCGCGCGACGCGCACGGTTGTGACCGTATCCGGAGGGTACATCTCCTCGACCGACGGCGCAAAAACAAGTTCGACGCCCGCGGTACGGCAGAGTTCAAGATCGCGCCCCTCATCCCGGGGGTAGCGGGAGTAGTCCTCCTGCGGTCCAAACTGCGTGGGGTTGACGAAGATGCTCACAACCGGAAAGGTGCCGTCGCTCAGGGCGGCCGCCACCAGCGCCAAATGCCCCGCGTGCAGGTAGCCCATCGTCGGGACAAAGCCAATCGAACGGCCCGCCCGCCGAGCGGCCGCAACGGCTATCCGCGCCGACCGAATGTCGCGTGTGATTTCCATGCGCACATTGCACCGCTTCGCGGCCCGACTGTCACGTCGGAAACCCGCTGGCCCCTTCCCCACCCGCCACTGCGCCTTACAATACACCACCAATTGACATCATGGATGATCCTGATGGCCCGCGGCCACTTCCTCAATACGGCGCTGTTCTGGTGCATGTTCCTCGCCGGGGGCTTCGTCCTCGCTCCCTGCCTGCTTCTGCCCGCTTGGCTCGAACGCCAGGCCCAAATCGAGTTGCTACACGCCCGCCAGGCGCAGCTTGCCCAACTGCGTGACCGCTTGGTCGTGGCTGAGAAACAGATTGACTTTCTCCAGAATGACCCGGCATATATCCTGCGGATCGCACAGCGCGAATTCGGCTACAGCGCCGGGCCCCTCGCGCGCGAGGGCCTCGCCACCGGTGTGCCGCTCGCCGACGGCCAACTGGTGCTGCCCGACCCCGTCGCACCACCCGCCACCCCACGGCTCATGCCCGCTCTCTTACCGCCGACGCACCTGCCGGGCACGCAACCCGACCTCGCAACCTTCGTCCAACTCACTCTGGATCGCCACCCCCGCATCTGGTTCTTCGTCGACCCCTACACGCGCCCTACGCTCATGGCCTTGGGCGGCGGCCTCATCCTGTGCGCCCTCGTCCTGCTCGGGGATACGCGCCCACGCGCGGCAGTCGCACCCCGCCGACAACCGCCCCAGTCCACCGATACGGCACTCGAGGCGTGATACACCACCCTGAGCGGTATGCGGCCGAACTCACAACGGGCCTTGCACACTTCGACTGGGGTTACGCTTTCCCCACTCCGCAGCGGTGCCGGCGCGACCCAATTGCTCGAAGAGCTCCACCACCTGCGTAAGCTCGCCCGCCCCGAATAAGTCCGCGGCCGGACGCAGCGCCGCCTCGCACTCATCGGCCAGCGCCACCACTTCTTCGGACCGGTCAAGCAATAGAAGTACGGCCGCCAGGTCACGGACAACGAGCGCAAAACGTCCGACTTCCTCCGGCAGTCGCAACCGCCGAATCTGGTACGCCTGCCGCAGGTGTGTCTCCGCAGTGGTGAATTCTCCCCCCTCCGCGAGCGCACCCCCCAGCATCCACTGGGTTTCCGCTACCTCCGGATGGGTATCGCCCAGAACGTGCCGGCGAATTTCCAGTGCTTCACGATACATACTGACCGCTGCGGCCAGTTGTCCGCCCCGCTGGTGAAAACGCCCGTAGAACAGCAACGTGACGGCCACCGCCAGGCGCGGTTCGCCACCTGCGAAGCGCCTCCTTAACTCGAGCGCCGCCCGGTACAGCGGCTCCGCCCCGTCTCGATCGCCCTGTTCTTCACGTACGCTTGCCAGGTTCATCATGCCCGTGGCCACGGCGGGGTGCTCGGCACCGAGCAACAGCCGGTGGAGCTCGAGCGCATCTCGATAGAGTGGCTCGGCGTCAGCCGGGTGCCCCGTCCGATGGAGAAAAACCGCGAGGTTATTGAGACTGGCCGCCACGTCCGGATGCTGCTCACCAAACAGCAGGCGCCGTACGCGCAATCCTTCCCGGTGCAGCACTTCGGCTTCCTCGTACGCACCCCGCCGTGCGAGCAGACTGGCCAGATTGTGAAGAAAGGTCGCAACTCGCGGGTGCTCATCGCCATAACGGGCCTGGTAGGCCGCGAGCGCCCCGCGCAAGAGCGGCTCTGCTGCGGTGTAGTCTCCACGGTCCTCGAGCAATGCAGCGAAATTGTGCCTGGTGGTCGCTACATCAATGTGCTCCGGCCCCAAGAGGCGCACACGCAGTTCCAGCGCCTGCTGGTAGAGGGGCTCTGCTTCCGACAGCCGGTCCATGAGCTGCAGGATCACCGCGAGATTGTTGAGACTCTCGGCGTGGGCGGCAGTCCCGGGCAAATGTTCCACCCGCAGCCCCAGCGCTGCGCGAAAGAGCTCCTCCGCTCCGGCGAAGTCTCCCTGGAGCTGGCGACAGATCGCGAGATCGTTTAAGCGATCGGCCCGCACAGCGGACTCTCCCGGCGCGATTTCCCCGTGCAGTGTCAGCGCTACCCGCAGGTGCGTCTCCGCGGCCTGAAAGTGGCCCAGCGCGCGAAACGCCTGCCCCAGCATCGTGCGCACCGCGACCTCCACCTCCGGCGCATGCCGCAGCGCGCCATCGTCCAGCTGGTCCGCCGCGTTCTCCAATACCTCACGCACGGTCACATCACGCCCGCGCGCCAGGGCCGGATCCGCTGAGCTCAAGATCTCCACCAGCACGGCATTGATCGCCGCGGCCTTGGCCGCCTCCGCGCCTGCGCGGTGAGCGGACTGCTCAGCAAGGTGTCGTTGCAGTGCTTCTTCATGTCGCGCCTGGACCGCCGCTGCGAGCGCGTTCTCGGCACGGTGCGTCTCATTCACAGCCCGCATCCAGTAGGTCAGGGATGTGAAGAACCCCCCGAGGAGCAGCGTGAGGAACAGCGCGAGGAGCACCGCCGGTCCACGGTAACGATGAATCTGTTTCCGCAGGACGTAGGCCAAGGAGGTACGCTTGGCCTCGATCGGGTCGCCCTGCAGGTAGCGCTCGATGTCGCGCGCCAGCTCGCCCGCACTCTGGTAGCGCCGTTCCGGTTCCTTCGCGAGGCACTTGAGGACGATCGTTTCGACCTCGTCGTCCACCTCGCGGCGCAGGTGTCGGGGCCGTAGCGGTTCCGCGAGCAGAATGCGGTCCAGTACGTCGCGCAGGCCACCGACCACCTCGTACGGAAACTTCCCCGTCAGCATCTGAAAGAGAATCACCCCGAGGGCGTACACGTCCGAGCGCACGTCTACGCGATCGGAAAACCCGGCGGCCTGCTCCGGGCTTGCCCACGGCACCGAGCCCACGAACTGACCCGCATGCGTCACCACGGCCACTTCGTCGGGGGCCGCGGTCACCTTCGCGAGCCCGAAGTCGAGCACATGCGGTTCACCGTCCTGGTTCACGCGAACATTGCTGGGTTTCAGATCGCGATGGATGATGCCACGCACATGAGCGGCATGCACCGCGGCGCAGATCTTCAGGAACAACCGCAGAGTCTGCACCACGGAGTGATCCGCGCTGGCCATATACACATCGAGCGGCTGCCCGCTGATGTAGTCCATCACGAAATAATGGCAACCATGCGCCAAGCCGGTGTCGTGCACAGTTACAATGTTGGGATGCTGGAGCTGCGCGAGGATGCGTACTTCGCGTTCAAAGCGCGCCCGGTCCGCAACCCCAGCGAACGGCCCCTCGCACATCACCTTGATCGCCACCCGCCGTTTCGTGCCCGTGTGCTGCGCCTCGTACACGACGCCCTGGCCCCCGCGATGCACCTCCCGGCGCAACTCGTACCCCGGCAGTGAATCAGAAGGCGGCCCGGCCAAACCCTGGTTCGACGATGCAGGGGAGACGAGCGTCACGCTCGCGAACCGGGCGTCGATTTCGGTCGGGGCGTGCGGGCCCGACCGGCCTTGGGCTTCGGCGACATCGCGCCGGGCCGCCTCGATCAATGCGGCGTCCGAAGTGAACGTATCCTCCGGACGCCTTGCTGGCTCGTACTGCCGCGCCATGCGCGCCTCACCTGGGGACCGCAAGGTGCTGCCCAGAGGGAATCCCCGGCAACCCGACACCTCACATGGGCCGTGCGCTCCAAACTCCAACCTTGGGGGTCGCTTGGCACACCCCATTCCTACCACGCCAAGTGCCGTGACACCGGGACCGAACCTCCCGATGGCGGCGCGGCAGATGAGAAGGTTTCACCAGCATCCGCCCCAGGCACCATCCCTCCTGGATTCCTGCCCGAGACCAACACCGTTTCGCCGCGATCCGCAAGCAGCACGCGCGCTGGCCGCCCGCTGCGCCAGTGATCCGTTTCAGTCCTACGCACATGAATAGCCGCCGGCGTCGTGATGGACTCCTCCATCTGCCCTGCCGCATCCCGTGCGCGCCACTCCACCAGCGCCGGCGGTAGTTCCATGGCTTCCAACCGCATATCCTCTTCAGTCCGCGTGACGCTGACCACATCCAGCGCGACGCCCACACTCAAACCAAAGCAGAACACACCGAGCAGGAGCGCGAAGTCCCCGCCACGCTCCCATCGGAGTCGCGACCATGACCCACCCAGCTCTCTTGCCGCCATTGCCGGTGTCGCGGTCAGCCCCTCACCGTACCTGGACGTCATGTGCGTTACTCCTTCTCCCGGAACGGGTTACAGCACGTCGGCAGGTCTTGAGCAGCCCTCAACCTACCGGGCGGGGGATTCGGGGTCTGGTCACGCGATATTTGTCAGATTTCGTCAGGCGACCACCGCCGCTCTACTTCCTGAACACGCCACTTGATTACCAGGACGGCTTTCACAATCGACTCCGCCCACCTTTTTTGACCGGGGTTCCAACACGGTTGTCCGGTTCCTCTAGTAGCCAAGGTACCGCGAACCTGAACCGAGTAATTCGCGCAGCCGGTCGTGCGCGCGGGCCCGCAACATATAGACCGCCCCGGGTGAACGTCCGAGTTCCTGCGCCACTTCCTGGATACCACGCCCTTCAAGGTCGTACTGCTCCACCACCAGCCGGTACAGCCGCGGAAGGCGGACCAGGGCCGCGCGAAGGGCGACTTCGGCCTCCTGTTCGGCGATGTGTTGGCTCGCGGTTCGTTCCACCCCACCGATTTCGTCCATTAAAGACGCCATGGATTCCGACCTGTCATGGCCGACACGGCGCCGTGGGTCCGGCCGCTTGGCGCACTCCAGCGCGCGAATTGCGTCGCGCAGGTTGTTGTCAGCGAGGCGCGTCAACCAGGCGCGAAAGGTTTCGGTAGATTCTCCCCGCAACTGGTCCACCCGCAGGAACGCCTCCAGATACGTCACCTGCATGACGTCGGCCGCTTCGATCGCCGCCTGCCAAAGCGGGCTGATGGAAAGGCGCCGGCGCACCTCGGGCCCCACCTCTTCCAGGAGCTCCGCCAGGGCTTCATGATCACCACGGGCGGCACGCGCGACCCGCTCGTCCGGACTGATCCCCATGCGGCGCACTCCCGGAGGGTTGCAGTTGGCCCCGCAGCCCTTGGCCGAATTCACAACAGCCCTGACACCCGAATGCAAGCGTACCGCAGTCCAAGTGGCCGTCAATTGAGCAACAGTTCCCGACAGAACGCGACATGTATAACCATACGGCTTAGCGCTAGCCGTTCTTGCGGAATTGTGCGGACCTGTCGGCGCTACCGGTCCCAGTCTTCGCCTGCCCACGACCCAGGGGTACACTTTGTCATGAACAGGGTCAGGGGACGCCCCCGGCTCAGGGAAGGCCCATTTCCGGAGTTCGGTGGCATGGTGATGAACGTGGGGCGCGCTGGTCGAAGTCGGCGGGCTCCATTCAAAAGTCAGAAACTCCGCGGGGAGCTGACATGTTGATCAACTTGCAGGCCGCCTGGTTAGCGTTCTTCCTCGGGGCCGCTGGGGGGATTACCGCGGGCCTCTTTTTCCACCGTCCGGACTGGTTGGGTGGGTACGATTCGTGGCCGCGGCGTATGTTGCGGCTTGGACACATCTCCTTTTTCGGCCTGGGCCTGCTCAACCTGGCCTTCGCCCTCACGGCACGGACCCTTACACGCGACACCGGACTCGAGGCGGCCTCTGTGCTGCTGCTTGTGGGTCTCGCCACCATGCCGACAGTCTGCTACCTCTCGGCGTGGAAGATTCAGTGCCGCCACCTCTTCTTCATCCCGGCCTTGACCACGACCGTCGGACTCGGTCTGGTAACGTGGAGGATGCTGGTCTTATGAACATCGGCCTGTTCGCCATGAGCGGCATTCGCGCCTGCAACACCGAATTGCTCGAACTGGGGCTCACGCTGCCGGGCTTCGTCGAGCGCAGTAAGACCATTGCTTCACTCCCGAGTCTCGGCCTGCTCACGCTTGCCGGCATGACTCCAGCCCGCCATCGCACGCAGTATTATGAGGTGCCGGATGGGCGCGCTCTTTCCGCACTTCCCACCGGTCTGGATCTGGCTGCCATTTCAAGTTTCAGCGCCCAGATCGACGAGGCCTACACTTTGGCGCGACGCTTTCGCGCCCTCGGTGTACCCACGGTCCTTGGGGGACTGCATGTGACTGCCCGCCCCGACGAGGCCGCGGAACATGGTGACGTCGTCGTCACCGGCGAAGGCGAGGTCACCTGGCCTCAGATCGTGGCGGACGCCGAACACGGCCGCCTGCGCCCGCGCTACGACGCCGGCGCCGTGGCCTTCGACCTTGCGGATGCACCGCTACCGGCATTCGAACTGCTCGACCTGCCGCGGTACAACCGCCTTACGGTGCAGACGAGTCGGGGGTGCCCGCATGACTGCGACTTCTGCGCCAGCTCGATCCTGCTCACGCGGCGTTACAAGCAAAAACCGATCGCCCGGGTCCTCGCCGAAATCGACCGGATACGCGCGCTCTGGCCGCGACCCTTCATCGAGCTGGCCGACGACAACAGTTTTGTGCACCGCACCTATTGGAAGGAACTGCTGCCCTTGCTTGCCGACCGCGGCCTGCGCTGGTTCACCGAGACCGATATCTCTGTCGCCGAGGATGATGAGCTGCTGGGACTCATGCAGGCGGCCGGCTGTGTGCAGATCCTGATCGGACTCGAGAGCCCGACCGAAGACGGCCTTGGCGGGATTGAGCTGCGCAATGACTGGAAGCGCAAACGCTACCCACGCTACCGGGATGCGATCCGTGCCATCCAGTCGCGTGGCATCACGGTGAACGGGTGTTTTGTCCTCGGGCTCGACGGGCAGACGACGGACACGTTCGGTCAGGTCGCCGAGTTCGTGCGGGATACGGGTCTGTATGAAGTGCAGGTCACCCTCATGACGCCCTTTCCCGGTACGCCGCTGTACGCTCGCCTGGAGCAGGAAGGCCGCCTGCTCGAACCATCGAACTGGAAGAAGTGCACGCTCTTTGACATCAACTACCGCCCGCTGCGCATGTCGGTCGAAGAACTCGATGCGGGCTTCAAGAAGCTCGTCGTCGATCTCTACAGCGACGAGTTCACGACGTGGCGACGCAGCAACTTCAAACGCATGCTTCGGACCCGGGGGCGACCGCACAGAGCGCCGCTCGCCTGAGACCTGTCGCGCCACTAGTCTCAGCTCCAATGCATCCAAGGCGCAGTTACACGCGACCGCCGCTGGTCGCCAGGGAGACTTCACGATGGCCGTTCGCTTACCCCTGATCGCACTGCTCTTCGGCATCGCGGCAGTGTACGACGGAATCCTCGGCTTGGCCTTCCTGTTCGCGACCGGCACCGTCTATGACTATGCCGGCGTCACGCCGCCGAATCACCCGGGTTACGTCCAGTTTCCGGCGGCACTGCTGATTGTGTTCGCGCTCATGTTCAGCGCCATTGCCCGTGACCCGCTGCGCAACCTGAACCTGATCCCCTATGGCATCCTGCTGAAAACGGCCTTCTGCGGCGTGGTCTTTTTTCACTGGTTCACGACCGGAATCCCGTGGATGTGGAAGCCGTTTGCGCTGTTCGACCTGGTATTCCTGCTGCTGTTTGCGGGCGCCTACCGCGCTCTTCACGGCAAGAACACGCCGCTTTCCTGATGGCTGCAAATGGCCACCAGACCCGAAAGATCACACCACCTGTTCGATCGGCCCCAGCGCGCAATACAGACCCGCCGTGGTGAGTCTCTCACCATCAGCGGGTCTACCAGGTTCACAAGCACCCATCCACCCTACGACGCGACCAGCATCCGTTCTTCCAGCACGGCCCGCAGCTTGATCATGGCCTGATTCTGGATCTGCCGCACGCGCTCCTTGCTCACGCCGAGCAAGTCGCCCACCTGGTCCAGCGTCTTCCGCCTTCCCGCGGCACTTTCCTCGCTCTCGTCGAGCGAGAACCGGGCCGTCAGCACTTTGCGCTCGACCTGGCTCAGATCCGCCGAATTGTCGAACAGAATGCGCTTCAGCTCGTCGACACAGTCGTGCTCGATTTGGGAGCGGCGTTTTTCGAGGAAGTCACTTCGCTCCATCGCCGGGTCGTACGGCGTCGGAAACTGCGAGCGGTGCCGCGCCGCCTTCGTCCCGGCCCGCGCGAAGCTCGCCAGGATGGCCCGGCATGCGTAGGTGCTGAACTTGAAACCGCGAGCCGCATCAAACTTGTCGACACAGCGCAGCAGTGCGAGGTTACCCTCGCTCACCAGCTCACCCAGCTCGACCCCATTGTTCCGCGAGCGCCGCGCCATCGCCAGCACCAGCGAAGTGTTCGAACGCACGATGTCCGTGCGGGCGGCTTGCGTGACGGCATCCCACTTCAGCAGCTCCCGGGCCGCCGCCTTCGTCAGGCGCTGCCCCTTGAAGCGCCGCAGGATCAGCATGACCCGGTGTCGGGCGTAATTGAACTTCTGGAAGATGTACCGCTCCTGCGCGGCCGTCAGCACTTCGGTCAGGCCGGATTCGTTGACCACGCCGATACGCGGCTCATCTTCATGGATCACGGGCATCGTCGATCGCCGAAAGCTCGGGTGCCAGACGCACTCGATCACCTCGGACAAGCAGCGCTGCAGGCGTTGCAACTCGTCCTCCGAGAAACACCGAAGGGTCGCGGCGGCCGGTAGCTTCGCCGCCGGCGTCAGCTTCCGTACGATGGTTGTGGAGCGGGTCGCGAGCGTAGCCGTGTTGCCCTTCGTCATGATACCCTTCCATTCCTGCCAGACCGACACCGGGTGTCCTGCATCCCATCCCAGTCGGCCCGCAACGCCCGCGCCGACTGCCCGTGTCCTTCCTTTACGTACGAAACCTGCCTCCGGGTCGCCGTTTCCCTCAAAAACCACTTGCACGCGAGCCGCATTCCCGCAATGGTCCGCTGATTCGACGGGCGCGCCGTGTCCAAACAAGCTGTGGCCCTGTGACGTCGCTTGTGCTTGACAGCGACATTTGCCACCGACCGGCGCCGGGGTTTACCCTGGCCCTGCGGCCCAGTACTTACCGCACCATTTGAGTTCTGATTACAAGTGTACTGTGGATTGAGCCATACGCAAGATTTGCGGGCTGTCGGGTGTCGGATTTCGTCGCCCAAACAGCATTCTCAGGCAGGAGCATTGAAAACAACGCCCCATAATAAAGTGTATTGGAAGCACGATTACGCTGTTGCTCCCCTTTCGCGTTTGCCTTAACAAGTGAATTAGTTCAGATATTTTTGAAAGCACCACTTGAACCAGCCCATTCCCAGTACGACTCCACTACAGCCACCCGCCGTCATCTTTGACCTGGACGGAGTCCTGACCGACACGGCCGAACTCCACTATCGGAGTTGGATCCCGGTCGCCGCCGAACTCGGCGTCCCTTTTGACCGGACCGTCAACGACCGCCTCCGCGGCCTGGCTCGACCGGCCAGTTTGGCGATCCTCGCGGGCGACCACTTCGACACGCTCAGCACTACGGAGCGGCATCGACTGATGGACCAGAAGAATGCCGCCTATCTCGCTCTCGTCGACAAGTTGGGGCCGCAGGACGCGTTTCCCGGAGCTGCCACACTACTCTCCAACCTTCGCGCCGCCGGCGCGCGACTCGCGGTGGCATCCTCCAGTCGGAACGCCCGGCAGGTACTGGACCGGCTCGGTCTCCGGCCGCTGCTCGATACCGTGGTCGATGCGAACGAAGCGGAACGTTCAAAACCCGACCCCCAGGTGTTCCAGGCCGCCGCCACGGCCCTCGACGTACCTCCCTGCCATTGTGTGGTGGTTGAGGATGCTGCGGCGGGTGTGGCCGCCGGACGCGCCGCGGGCATGCGGGTTGTTGGTATCGGTCCACCTCAGCGTCTGACCGGCGCAGATCTCGTCGTCGCAACCATCGGGGATCTCCACCCTGAGCACGTGCTTGCGCTCGTCCGGCCGTAGCCCTGTCGTCGTTTGCCCTGGCGCGCGGATGATCT from Phycisphaerales bacterium encodes the following:
- a CDS encoding sigma-70 family RNA polymerase sigma factor, with protein sequence MGISPDERVARAARGDHEALAELLEEVGPEVRRRLSISPLWQAAIEAADVMQVTYLEAFLRVDQLRGESTETFRAWLTRLADNNLRDAIRALECAKRPDPRRRVGHDRSESMASLMDEIGGVERTASQHIAEQEAEVALRAALVRLPRLYRLVVEQYDLEGRGIQEVAQELGRSPGAVYMLRARAHDRLRELLGSGSRYLGY
- a CDS encoding B12-binding domain-containing radical SAM protein gives rise to the protein MNIGLFAMSGIRACNTELLELGLTLPGFVERSKTIASLPSLGLLTLAGMTPARHRTQYYEVPDGRALSALPTGLDLAAISSFSAQIDEAYTLARRFRALGVPTVLGGLHVTARPDEAAEHGDVVVTGEGEVTWPQIVADAEHGRLRPRYDAGAVAFDLADAPLPAFELLDLPRYNRLTVQTSRGCPHDCDFCASSILLTRRYKQKPIARVLAEIDRIRALWPRPFIELADDNSFVHRTYWKELLPLLADRGLRWFTETDISVAEDDELLGLMQAAGCVQILIGLESPTEDGLGGIELRNDWKRKRYPRYRDAIRAIQSRGITVNGCFVLGLDGQTTDTFGQVAEFVRDTGLYEVQVTLMTPFPGTPLYARLEQEGRLLEPSNWKKCTLFDINYRPLRMSVEELDAGFKKLVVDLYSDEFTTWRRSNFKRMLRTRGRPHRAPLA
- a CDS encoding sigma-70 family RNA polymerase sigma factor, yielding MTKGNTATLATRSTTIVRKLTPAAKLPAAATLRCFSEDELQRLQRCLSEVIECVWHPSFRRSTMPVIHEDEPRIGVVNESGLTEVLTAAQERYIFQKFNYARHRVMLILRRFKGQRLTKAAARELLKWDAVTQAARTDIVRSNTSLVLAMARRSRNNGVELGELVSEGNLALLRCVDKFDAARGFKFSTYACRAILASFARAGTKAARHRSQFPTPYDPAMERSDFLEKRRSQIEHDCVDELKRILFDNSADLSQVERKVLTARFSLDESEESAAGRRKTLDQVGDLLGVSKERVRQIQNQAMIKLRAVLEERMLVAS
- the pgmB gene encoding beta-phosphoglucomutase — protein: MNQPIPSTTPLQPPAVIFDLDGVLTDTAELHYRSWIPVAAELGVPFDRTVNDRLRGLARPASLAILAGDHFDTLSTTERHRLMDQKNAAYLALVDKLGPQDAFPGAATLLSNLRAAGARLAVASSSRNARQVLDRLGLRPLLDTVVDANEAERSKPDPQVFQAAATALDVPPCHCVVVEDAAAGVAAGRAAGMRVVGIGPPQRLTGADLVVATIGDLHPEHVLALVRP